One Cryptomeria japonica chromosome 9, Sugi_1.0, whole genome shotgun sequence genomic window carries:
- the LOC131038555 gene encoding ethylene-responsive transcription factor ERF024-like: protein MASPSEKPIEALDEREERKEELKYRGVRRRSWGKWVSEIREPKKKNRIWLGSYDSPHKAARAYDVAALCLKGHSALLNFPHAAHTLPRPTQTHCRDIQSAALEAAASFDAHKLLLLYPHSSYSETHSSDPPEEEIEKQNWCESSNGEAQQADTMQSMGEVDSWADSMFESPNMMLSMAEGLLLTPPRMHEYEEESKSVELLYSLWNY, encoded by the coding sequence ATGGCTTCGCCAAGTGAAAAACCGATCGAGGCCTTGGatgaaagagaagagagaaaggaGGAGTTAAAGTACAGAGGGGTGCGCCGTCGGAGTTGGGGAAAATGGGTGTCTGAAATTCGGGAGCCCAAGAAGAAGAACAGAATATGGCTAGGGTCATATGACAGTCCTCACAAAGCCGCTCGCGCCTACGACGTGGCTGCTCTGTGTTTGAAGGGCCATTCTGCTCTGCTCAATTTTCCTCACGCTGCCCACACTCTGCCCCGCCCCACTCAAACTCATTGTCGCGATATCCAATCCGCTGCTTTGGAGGCTGCGGCTTCATTCGATGCGCACAAACTGCTTTTACTTTATCCTCACTCTTCATACTCCGAAACCCATTCCTCAGATCCCCCAGaagaagaaattgagaaacaaaATTGGTGTGAATCGAGCAATGGGGAGGCCCAACAGGCTGATACAATGCAGTCAATGGGCGAAGTTGATTCGTGGGCAGATTCGATGTTTGAGTCGCCCAATATGATGTTGAGTATGGCGGAGGGTCTTCTTCTCACACCCCCTCGAATGCATGAATACGAGGAGGAGAGTAAATCAGTGGAGCTTCTTTATTCCCTCTGGAATTATTGA